The stretch of DNA TAGTTGTTTCCTATTCTTATCTGTCAGCATTTCACGTGAACTATACAGAGCTTGAGGCACCGGAATCTTTCGCTCTTGAGCAAAGCATAGGCAACAGAACAAAGAATGTCAGCTTCTCTGTGCTTTCTGGGAGAGATTCCGATACAGTCATTGTAATCATTTCCGGCTGGCTCTTTGATCCCGGAAACGATGTAAAAGAGCTGGAAGCCTCTATCCAGTTGATTAGCAAGGGAGAGTATTATGAGAGAAGAATAGCGATGGCTAGAGAAGGTATGTATTACGTGATAGACCCCTTCCTCCTTTCATTTGAAAGTGGGTATTCATTGGCAGTTATGGAGCTTAGAATAGACTATCACGGGCAGTTGGAGGTTGAAGTGAAAGAAATGAACTTTGAGAGCGTTTTCTTGCAGACAGACAGAAGGACCGATCCGGGGCTTCTACTTGGAGAGATTCGTGAACAAGTGTTCGTCGAGACCAGAACCATTAGTGGGGAAGCAATTGTAATAATTGAGGCCGGAGAGAAGCCCACAGGAGGATACGATATAGGAATTAGAAGCGTCCGCCTAATCGAAGACAATACTATCGAAGTCATTGCCGAACTGCATATGCCGGGAACCGGTGATTTTGTTACTCAGGCTTTCACATATCCTAATAAGGCAATCAAGATAATGGATCTACATGCCGGAGCTTACATGCTTTCAGTAAGACTGGAGTCACTCAAGGATGGGGAGTTGGTCGAGACCGCTCTGTTCAACTCAAGTTTCTCCGTCGAGTAATCATATCATTGATCTTTCGTGTATAAGCGTCGGCATCGAATTTTCTTTTCAATCCATTTGAGTTCATATACCTGACTTTCCCAAATACTGGGCGTTCGGGCCAAGCTCTATCATGTTTTCCGAAGCACCAGAGAATGCCGGCATAACCGTTGGGATCCCTGCCGTCGATTTCATATTTGTCGTTAAGTTGAATTGCCACGCGTATTGCAGTCTCTGGATCAGAGTTCCATTCAAGCAGCTTCTTTCCCCAGTACATTCTCATGTATCCATGCATCTTCCCATTTAGAACCATTTCACTTTGAGCGGCGTTCCAGTAGAAATCATCTGTTTCTCCTCTCTCAAGTTGCGACAGGGAATAAACTGGATCTCTTCTGTCATTTCTATGATCATTCAGGGTCTTCTGGGCCCAAGAGGGGAGCGATCTAAAGGAGTCGTAGTAAGCATTGTAGAAAGCAAAATTCATACTTAGTTCTCTCCTTACAATCAGCTCTTCGATGTAGGCATCTGTTCCTGGTAAATGAGACTCGAAGACTTTCCTGGTGATGTAGCATGGAGAAATTTGCCCGAAGTGGAGAAAAGGACTCATCTGCGACAGGCAATCACAGTTGGGATCATTTCTATCTTCCACAAACCTATCTATCTTCATTTCAATGAATCTTTGAAGCATTGCCTTTGCAGCTTCTTGGCCTCCGCGAAAATCGGTGACGATGGGCACACTCTGATCCACATCAGCAAGAGAGAGTTCGTCGAGATTGAGTGAACCTTCGAATTCAATTCTGGGGCTGCTAGATCTGAATTCT from Mesotoga infera encodes:
- a CDS encoding protease complex subunit PrcB family protein, giving the protein MKKIVIVVLAIVVSYSYLSAFHVNYTELEAPESFALEQSIGNRTKNVSFSVLSGRDSDTVIVIISGWLFDPGNDVKELEASIQLISKGEYYERRIAMAREGMYYVIDPFLLSFESGYSLAVMELRIDYHGQLEVEVKEMNFESVFLQTDRRTDPGLLLGEIREQVFVETRTISGEAIVIIEAGEKPTGGYDIGIRSVRLIEDNTIEVIAELHMPGTGDFVTQAFTYPNKAIKIMDLHAGAYMLSVRLESLKDGELVETALFNSSFSVE
- a CDS encoding deoxyribodipyrimidine photolyase; this translates as MKTERIHRLNEKTSGSGEFVLYWMQASQRTDENHALEFAKQEAKTLGVPLVVLFIIVVDYPSANLRSFSFMLDGLRDVKYRLENSGIRFVILKGDPTYILPSVSQDCSEIITDVGYLRHQIAWRRELASLVKCSVLAVETNVVVPVETASTKEEYSAATFRRKVMELVPEFVSDFSPVEFRSSSPRIEFEGSLNLDELSLADVDQSVPIVTDFRGGQEAAKAMLQRFIEMKIDRFVEDRNDPNCDCLSQMSPFLHFGQISPCYITRKVFESHLPGTDAYIEELIVRRELSMNFAFYNAYYDSFRSLPSWAQKTLNDHRNDRRDPVYSLSQLERGETDDFYWNAAQSEMVLNGKMHGYMRMYWGKKLLEWNSDPETAIRVAIQLNDKYEIDGRDPNGYAGILWCFGKHDRAWPERPVFGKVRYMNSNGLKRKFDADAYTRKINDMITRRRNLS